The nucleotide sequence GGCGGCAGTTCGCCGTCCTTGGCCGCGTCGTTGCCTTTGCCGAGCATATCGGCGTCGGCCAGGATCATGATGAGCCGTTTGAACATGGCCCGATCGAAGGTTTCCTTCTTGGCTTCCATCTTGCGCAGGGCCTCGAAGGGCGGGTAGGCCGGCCGCCAGACGCAGGCCCGGGTCAGGGCGTCGTAGGTGTTGCACACGGCCAGCGCCTTGACGAAAAACGGGATGCCGGCCGCCGGCAGGCCGGCCGGGAAGCCCTTGCCGTCCTCCTGTTCGTGGTGGAACAGGATGCAGTGCAGTGTTTCCGTGGGCAGGGGCAGGCCCACCAGCAGCCCCACGCCCATGGCCGGGTGGGATTTGAACAGCGCTTCTTCCTCGGGCGTCCAGCTGTCAGGGCGGCGGTCCATGAGTCCCGTGGGCAGGCCGGTCTTGCCGATGTCGTGCAACAGCGCCCCGACGCCGACCTTGACCAGCAAGTCCTCGGTCATGCCCTTGTGGTCCATGAGCATGATGGAGGTGAGCACCATGGAGGCCAGGCCGTGCTGGTAGTCCTGGTAGCCCTTGCTGATGAGCGGCGCGAGGTTCTGCATGGCCCCGGGGCTTTGCAGGAAGCCGATGGACTGGCGCACGAGCTTGCCCACCTGGTCGAACCGGGCGCGGCTGATGGAGTGGGGCAGCTTTTCTTCCAGCACGCCGCGCACCTGCTGGCTGGCGCTGGCGTGCCAGGCTTCGGCCCGGTCGGCCACGGGAATGGACTCGTCGAGGAGCAGCTCGCCCAGGTTGTCGCGCAGGTAGTTTTCGTAATGGCGCAGTTCGCCCCGGTGGATATAGACGTTCTCAATGTTGCTGGCCCGCAGCCGGCGCAGTTGGTCCTGGGTGAAGGCTCCGCCCCGGGTGGCGAACAGCACCAGGCCCTGGCCCTTGCGGACGTAGAGGGAGAATTTCCCCGTGCCCCAGGGGCGCAGGTAGGCGGTCTTGATGGGCGCGTAGGACTTGAGTTCCTGGGCCGGGATGGCGTCATCGACCGGGGACGGCGGCGCGGTTGGCGCGGGTTTGCCGGTCATGGCAGGCCGCCTTCGCCGTCGGCGGTTTCCTGCAGGGGCAGACGCATTTCCACGACCTCGTCGTCATAGTTGCGGACCACGGAAAAACCGAGCTTTTCGGCCAGCCCTTGCATCCCGCCATTTTCCATGAGCGCCTGGCCGGTGATTTCTTTCGTGCCCCGGCCCCGGCAGTAGCGGATGATCTTTTCCATGAGGGTGCGGCCAAGGCCGGCCCCTTTCTGGTCCGAGCGCACGATGACGGCGAATTCCGCCGTGGCGTTGTCGGGCCGGGTGGAGGCGCGCACCACGCCCAGGGTCTCGGGCTTGCCGCCTTGGCCCGGGGCGGTGGCGATGAAGGCCATTTCGCGCTCGTAATCGATCTGGGTGAGCTTGGCCATTTCGGCGTGGGACAGGGTGGTCACCACGCCGAAGAACCGGTAGCGCAGGTCTTCGGGAGACAGGTGCTTGAAAAATTCAAAATGGGCCGGTTCGTCCTCGGGCCGGATGGGGCGCAGGAGCACCTCGCGGCCGTTTCGCAGGACCGCCTTCTCTTCCAGTTCGCGCGGATAGGGCCGGATGGCCAGGCGGTGGGGATTGGGGTTTTCCTCGGGCGAGAGCCGGATGGCCGCGCCGATGACCGTGACGCCGCCCTGGTGGGCCAGGACGGGGTTGAGGTCGATGGCGGCCACCCGTTCGAGGTCGGCCACGCACTGGGAAATCTGGTTGAGCGTCAGGTAGAGCGCGCCGAGGTCCGCCGGCGGCTGGCCGCCGACGCCGGCCAGGGCGGCCGAGACCCGGGTGCGGCCGACGAGGTCCTTGGCCAGGGACATGTTCAGCGGCGTGAGCGCCACGGCCTTGTCCCGGGTGACCCGGGCGGCCAGCCCGCCCTGGCCGAAGACGACGTAGGGGCCGAAAACCGCATCGACCCGGGCCTGGATGGTGACTTCGTGGGCGGCCGTGCGTCGGCCCATCTCTTGGATGACGTAGCCTTCGATGCGGGCCTGCGGCACATGCTCCAAGGCGCGGCGGCGGGCGGCCTGGGCCGCCTCGCGCACGGCCTCGGGGCCGGTGACGTCGAGGACGATGCCGCCGACGTCAAAGGGTTTGGGGATGTCCGGCGACACGATCTTGACGGCCACGGGATAGCCCAGGGCGTCGGCGGCGGCCACGGCGTCGTCGATGTCTTCGGTAAGCTGGGAGGCCACGGCCCGCACGCCGTAATAGCCGAGCACTTCCTTGGCTTCGGGGTCGGTCAGCGTCAGCCGGCCTTCGGCAAAGGCCCGCTCCACCACGGCCCGGGCCGCCTCGGGGTCCGGGGCGAAGGCTTCCGGGAGGCTGGCCGGCATCTCCATGAGGAGTTCCTGATTTTTGCGGTAGCGGGCCAGCTGCACGAAGGCCGACACGGCCTGGTCCGGCGTGGCGTAGGCCGGCACGCCGGCGTTGTTTAAAATCTTGAGCGCGTCGCCGCCGGCCGGATCGTAGCCCATGAAGCAGGCCAGCACCGTGCGGCTGGTCTTGGCCGCCACCTCGGCCACGGCCTTGGCCGTTGCCTCGGGCGACACCCCGGGAAAGGGCACATGGACGACCAGCACGGCGCTGCCGCCGGGAATGCGCAAAAGCGCCCGTAAGGCATCGGCATAGAGGCTTGGCGCGGCGTCCACGCCCATGTCCACCACGCCCTTGCGCGACCAGTTGGGGCCTAAAAGCGGCGAGAGCGCGGCGTCGGCCTCGGCGTCGAAGGGGGCCAGCCGCCCGCCGCCGTCCAAGAGCGCGTCAGCGGCCATGACGCCCACCGAACCGCCGTTGGTGAGGATGGAAAGATGGTCGCCGCTAAGCGGCCTGGCTCGGGCCAGGGTTTCGGCGGCGTCGAAAAGCGTGTCGATCTCCCCCACCCGCAACATGCCGGCCCGGCGGAAGGCCTCATCGTAGACCTCATCGCGCCCTTCGTCCGGCCCCGGCGGAAAAAGCGTCCACAGCTTGCGCCCGGGTTTGACGACCAGAAGCGGCTTGTTGCGGGCGGCGGCCCGGGAAGCGCTCATAAACGACCGGGCGTCGGTGACGGACTCGACGTAGAGCAGAATCGAGCGCGTATTGGGGTCCGAGGCCATGTAGTCGAGGATGTCGGCGTACTTGAGGTCCACCCGGTCGCCCAGGGACAGGATGTGGGAAAACCCGACGCCCTTGGTGTGGGCCCAGTCGAGGACGGCGGTAAAAAGCGAGGCGGACTGGGAAATAAAGGCCATGCGGCCTGGACGCGCGTCGCGGTTGGCCAGGGAGCAATTGAGCCCGATGCCGGGAACGAGCAGGCCCATGCCCGAAGGCCCGAGGATGCGGATGCCCGACGGCGCGGCCGCTTCGATCATGCGCTGCTGCAAATCGCGCTTGGCGGCCGGTTCGAGCTTGGCATAGCCCGGGGGCAAGGCCACGGCCGCGCCCACGCCGCGCCGGCCGAGTTCGCGCAGGGTCTCGGGCACGGACTCCGGTCCGGTGCAGATGACGGCCAGATCCGGGGTCAGCGGCAGGGTCTCGACGGAGCGGTAGCAGGTCACGCCGTCGATCTCGGCCAGGTCCGGGGCTACGGGCATGACCGGGCCGAGAAACTTGCCGCCAAGCAGGTTTCGCATCACCACCGCGCCCACATGGGCGGGGTCGGCCGATGCGCCGACCACGGCCACGGAGTTGGGACGGAACAAGGCGTCCAGGCTTCGGGCGCTCAATGCGGCGGTCTCCCTGTTGGCGGTTGCGGTTTGGGCGAGGATAGAAGCCTCTGGCGGCCAAAGCAAGGGGTTTCGCCGAATCGCCGGGCCGCGCCCACCTTCCAGGGGCTTGTATTGACAGGAACTACGGCCGGGGGCAGAGTTCAAAGCATCGGCAAAGGGCCGTCTGGGAGGACGTCATGGAAGCCACGACCAGCCTTGTCACGGACAACGAGTTTTTTTCCGCCGAGCGCCGCGACCGTGTTCTTGTCGTGCGCGGCAAGCCGCACTTCACCCGCCATGCCGGGGATCTCAAAAAGATCGACGCCTTTTTCGACCACCTGGAAATCATCGCCCGCACCGACGAGGTCGGGGTGGTGGCCTTTATCGGGTCGCCGGAAAAATCCGGCGGCGACGACACCCTGGAATTCTTCGAAACCCTGATCGGCTCGCGCCGGGAAGACTACCTGCTCCAGCGCCTGCTCAACCTCGTCAACAACTATGCCCTGACCATGGCCGGCCTCAACAAGCTCACCATAAACGCCGACAGCGGCCGCATCTCGCTTTTCCATTTGAGTATGTCCCTGGCCTGCGACTACCGCATCGTGGCCGAGGGCACGGTGTTCGAAAACACCTTCGTGGAACTCGGAACCCTGCCCAAGGGCGGTTGCGGCTATTTCCTGTCGCGCTTGCTTGGCGGCGGCAAGGCGGCCGAGGTGCTCACCTGGCCACGGTTCTCGGCCGAAGAGGCCCTGACGCTGGGCATCGTGGACCGCATCGTGCCGCGGGACAAGCTGGAGCAAACGGCCCTGGACATGGCCGACCACTACCAGGAAGAACAGGTGGCAGCCATGCTGGCCGTGCGCCGGCTGCTCAAAAGCGACGTCAACGAACTGCGCCGCTCCCTGGAGACAGAAGACATGCTGCTTTTAAACCGCGTCAACTCTCCGGCCTTCCGCAAAGTCCTGGAAGCCCGCGCCGCTGCGCGCGGGCGATAAGGGGTAAGTGAGGGAGAGCAAGAGGGGGATGCCTCCGGCGGCCGGGAGGGGCTAAGCCCCTCCCAGACCCTCCCTGCAAGGGGGTAAAGGGGCTGGCGGCGACGCCTTTGAGGGCGGGAGTGTGGAACGCCCTGGAAAGAGCGCGGGCGTCTCGCGCGGAGCAAGGAAACGGCCCGGTCGGCAGTCCGCATGGACGGTCGGCCGGGCCGTCCGCGTTTAGCGTCACGTCCCTTAAAAAATACGAGAGTTTTTTTAAGAAATATATGATTTTAAGATGTTGTCTGCGAAATGTCCGATGTGCGCTTCGTGGGCGCGACACTAGGCGTCTTGCGGCGCGCGCAGCGTCACGGTGACCACGGTGCGGCCGGGGATGGTCGTGTCCGCGACCACGTCGCCGCCAAAGGCCCGGGCAATGAGCCGGGCGCTGTAGGCCCCCAGGCCCGTGCCCCGCGCCTTGCCGGCCGTCACGTGCTTCTCGAACAGCCGGGCGCGGATGTGCGGCGGCGCTTCCCCGGGATTGTCGATGACCAGGCGCGGCGAGGGCGGATCGGCCACGGTCACCACCACGGAGCCGGCCTCATCGGCCGCTTCCAGGGCGTTTTTGAGCAGATTGACCAGCATGGCCGTGAACATGGCCCGTTCGCCCAGGACGATGAACGTCTCGGCCGGGGCCTCGTAGGCGATGCGCCACTCCCGGCCGGCCGTCAGATACGGGGCCAGTTCCTCCCGGGCGTCGGCCAGGAGCGTGGCCAGGGACAACGGTTGCGGGGTCAACCCGAGGGTGCCGGATTCCAGTCGGTAGAGGTGCAGCGACAGGTTGATGCGCGCGGTCATGGCCGCCACGGCCCGCTCCAGCATGGCGATCAGTCCGCGCTGCTGAACGTTCAGCGGGCCGGCCAGCTCCAGGGCTTCCAGGGCGCTGGCCACCGTGGCCAGCGGGCTTTTGAGGTCGTGGCGCATGACTTGGTTGATGTCGTTTTTAAGCTGCTCGAGCCGTTTGGCCTCGCTGACGTCCTCCACGAGAAAAACCGTGCCGCGTTCCGGGCGGGCAGGGTCGAGCCGACGGCTCACGGTTCGCAGGGTGCGGCTGCGTCCGCTGTCTTCGATGACGGCCTCGGTTTCGGCTTCGTGGTCGGCGGCGGCCTGGGCAATGCCGTCCAAGAGCGGCCGGGCCTGGGGAACCTCGGCCAGGGTCAGGCCGTTGAGGTCGTCCCGGTCGAGCTGCTGGGCCAGCCGGCGGTTGGCGAAACTGAATCGTTCGCCGCGCACCATGCCGATGCCGAAGCGCTGGTCGTCGAGGATCATGGCTAGCAGGGCGTTTTTTCGGGCCAGCTCGTCCCGGGCGCTTTCGCTACGGGCGTTTTCCTCGGCCAGCCGGCGGCGCTCCGTTTCGGCGCTGGCCGCCTGTTCCCGCAGGAGTTTGACCCGGTAGGCCAGGGCCAGGGACATGATGAGGGCTTCCGCCGCCGTAGCGGCCAGTATCGCATGAATGCTGGCCGGGGTGGCCGTCACCACGCCAAGCTAGGTCAGGGAATGCAGCGCCCCGCACAGCACGAAAAAGCCCCAGCCGAAAGTGAATGGAACGGCCGGCCGGAAGCCTTGGACAAGGCGCGTCACGGCGGCAATGGACAGGATGGAGGAGGTGAGCAGACCCATGGGCGGGCCGATGAATTCGCTGGCTTCGGGGCCGGTGACGGCAAAAGCGACCGTGGCCGCCAGGGCCAGGCCGATTTGCAGCCGCAGCAACCGGTCCAGGCGTGGGCTTTCGGTCCTGGTCAGCAGGAAGGAACGGGTGAAAAGCCCCATGTTGGCAAAAAGGAGCGAACTGGAGATTTCGAAGCAGTTGAGAAAAAAGGCATGGTCCTCGCCTGTCGGCGTGGGAATAAGTTCGGCCGCCAAGCCAGAGGAGCAGGCGTAGTACACGATAAGCAGCGCCGTGTTGGTGACGTAGAGGGCGTAGCTCGGGTCGCGCAGCGACAGGTAAAGAAACAGGTTGTAGACGAGCATCGCGCCCATGAGCCCGAAGAAAAGGCCCAGTGTCCAGGGCCGGGCGTCGAGAAGTTTTTTGGCTTGGGCGGCCGTGAGCACGTCCGGGTTGACGTTGACCGCGCCGTAGCCGGCCAGCCGGACGTAGAGCGTCGTGGAACCGGGCGGCAGGGCCGGCAGGGCATACGTGTCTGGCAGATAGAGGTTCCACTCGCCGGGCAGGAGGCGGTTCGCCCCGGGACGCTCGGGCAGGAACCATTGCTGCAAGCGGAAATACGGCCAGTTGAGGTCCACGGCGTAGGCGTCGGCCTGCGTCCCCTGGGGCGCGTCCAGGCCCAGGCGCAGCCAGAAAACGTTGTCGCCCGGGGCGGCGTAGCGCCCCTCGGGCAGGGGGCGGAATCGGCCTTCCCGTTCCAGGGCCAGGGCGGCGGCCAGATCGACGTCGGCCCCGGGGCCGTCCAGCACGGACACGGCGGCGATGGTCGGCGGCTGGGGCGTCTGGGCCGATCCGGCCAGGGCGACGAGGCAGGAAAGCCACAACGCCGCGACAAGGGCGCAGATTGTTGTCGGAACACGGACCCGGCGGGCGGGGCGGGGCGTCTTGGCGGTCAGCGCTGCCGGCATGGCCGTGCGGGAGGGCTTGTCCGGCACGGCGACGTTGGCGGCAGGGCGGCCCGGTGGGGCGGATAACGGTTCTCCATGGCGGTCTGTGTGCCACGAAGCCCCGGCCGGGCGCAAGACAAGGAACAGGGGCGGCGGCTAAAAGTAGCGCATGCTCACTTTCTTGAGTTCCTTGAGGCTGAAAAGCATGGCGTAGTCGTCCAGGCCCGTTTCGGCCGAGACGGCGGCCACCACGGCCTGGCAGTCTTCGGGGGAACGGCCGTGGATCATGGTGTAGAGGTTGTACGGCCAATCCAGGCAGGTCACGCGGTGGTAACAGTGGCTGATCTCCTGCCGCTTGGCCATGATGGCCCCCACCCGGTCCACGTCTTCCTCGGGCACGAACCAGGCCACCATGACGTTGGCCCCGTAGCCGGCTTTCTGGTGCTTGAGGGTGGCTCCGAAGCGACGGATTTCGCCGGTGTCGACCATACGCGAGAGCAGGTCCACGACATGCTCCTCGGTGGTTCCCACGGCGGCGGCGATGTCGGCGTAGGGCGTGGCCGTGTCGGGCAGGTTGTCCTGCACGCGCTTTAAGATTTCACGATCGAGGTCGGTCAGTTCGGTGATGCCCGATGCATGGGCCATGGCGACTCCTTGGGGACTGGCGGGTCTGGAAAGCCTTTGTCCTTAGCGGCTTTGTGTGCTAGAGGCAACCGTGGCGGACAATACGCCAAACGGACCGCCGGCAGCGGCGGGGCAGCGGCGGCGCAAGCCCGCCCGGAGGGAACCACATGAAGATCGCGGTGATAGGCGGCGGCAGCTGGGGCACGACCCTGGCCGATCTGGCGGCGAAAAAGGGTCTGGACGCCCGTTTGTGGGTGCGCGAACAGGCGGTCATGAACGAGATCCGCTCCAGCCGGGAAAACTCCTGGTACCTGCCCGGCCGCAAACTTTCGGACCAGCTTGAGGTCAGCACCGACCCGGCCGCCGTGGCCGAGGGAGTCTCCCACTTCGTCTTTGCCGTGCCCTGCCAGTTCATTCGGGCTGCCTACCAGCGGTTCATCAAATACCTGCCCAAAAACGCGGTGGTCATCTGCGCCAGCAAGGGCATCGAGCTCGACACGCTCATGACCATGTCCCAGGTCTGCCAGGACGCCCTGGCGTCCATCAAGCCGCGTTTCGCCATGCTCTCCGGCCCGTCCTTCGCCTATGAGGTCATCCGCGAGATGCCCACGGCCGTGACCCTGGCCTGCAAGGACAAAAAAGCGGCCAAGGACGTGCAGGAAGCCCTGTCCACGCCCTATTTCCGCATCTACACCACCACCGACGTGCGCGGGGTGGAGCTGGGCGGGGCGATCAAGAACATCGTGGCCATCGCCGCCGGCGTGGCCGACGGCCTGGGATTCGGCGGCGACGCCCGGGCAGCGCTCATCACCCGGGGGCTTCACGAGATGAGCCGGCTGGGCAAGGCCATGGGCGGCGACCGCCAGACCTTCATGGGACTGTCCGGCATGGGCGATCTGGTGCTGACCTGCACCGGCGACCTGTCGCGCAACCGGCAGGTGGGCCTGCGCCTGGCCAAGGGCCAAAAGCTCCTGGACATCCTGGCCGACATGAAGATGGTGGCCGAGGGTGTGAAGACCGCCGAGGCCGTCCATGCCCTGGGCCAGAAGCTCGGCGTGGAAATGCCCATCACCGAACAGGTCTACGCCATCCTCTACAAGGACAAGGACCCGTCCAAGGCCGTTTACGAACTCATGACCCGCGACCTCAAGGACGAATAGTCCCGGTCCCCGAAACCCTTCCGTGTATCCCGGCCGCACGCCTCGGCGTGCGGCCGTCAATCGCCCCCTAAGGACGCCGGGGTTCCCGCGTCTTCCAGGCAGTCCAGCTCTGTTCCGTCAAAATCAAAGACCCTTAGCGCCAGCCCCGGTTCGGGACCGGCGAAACGCCGCATGTGGCGTAGCGCCTCCCGGGACAGCACCGCCACCAGGGCCGCCTTGGCCCCGGGCGAGGGCGCTTCCTCCAGGGCTTGGCGTGCGGTGTTGGACCGGCCCGCCTGCCTGGCCGCGTCCTCGGGCCAGCCCGCCTGCGCGCACCAGCCGGCCAGGGCGGAAAAATCCGTGTCCCCGCGCCAGGCATGGGTGTT is from Solidesulfovibrio magneticus RS-1 and encodes:
- a CDS encoding NAD(P)H-dependent glycerol-3-phosphate dehydrogenase, with translation MKIAVIGGGSWGTTLADLAAKKGLDARLWVREQAVMNEIRSSRENSWYLPGRKLSDQLEVSTDPAAVAEGVSHFVFAVPCQFIRAAYQRFIKYLPKNAVVICASKGIELDTLMTMSQVCQDALASIKPRFAMLSGPSFAYEVIREMPTAVTLACKDKKAAKDVQEALSTPYFRIYTTTDVRGVELGGAIKNIVAIAAGVADGLGFGGDARAALITRGLHEMSRLGKAMGGDRQTFMGLSGMGDLVLTCTGDLSRNRQVGLRLAKGQKLLDILADMKMVAEGVKTAEAVHALGQKLGVEMPITEQVYAILYKDKDPSKAVYELMTRDLKDE
- a CDS encoding 7TM diverse intracellular signaling domain-containing protein, translating into MPDKPSRTAMPAALTAKTPRPARRVRVPTTICALVAALWLSCLVALAGSAQTPQPPTIAAVSVLDGPGADVDLAAALALEREGRFRPLPEGRYAAPGDNVFWLRLGLDAPQGTQADAYAVDLNWPYFRLQQWFLPERPGANRLLPGEWNLYLPDTYALPALPPGSTTLYVRLAGYGAVNVNPDVLTAAQAKKLLDARPWTLGLFFGLMGAMLVYNLFLYLSLRDPSYALYVTNTALLIVYYACSSGLAAELIPTPTGEDHAFFLNCFEISSSLLFANMGLFTRSFLLTRTESPRLDRLLRLQIGLALAATVAFAVTGPEASEFIGPPMGLLTSSILSIAAVTRLVQGFRPAVPFTFGWGFFVLCGALHSLT
- a CDS encoding siroheme decarboxylase subunit beta encodes the protein MAHASGITELTDLDREILKRVQDNLPDTATPYADIAAAVGTTEEHVVDLLSRMVDTGEIRRFGATLKHQKAGYGANVMVAWFVPEEDVDRVGAIMAKRQEISHCYHRVTCLDWPYNLYTMIHGRSPEDCQAVVAAVSAETGLDDYAMLFSLKELKKVSMRYF
- a CDS encoding PAS domain-containing sensor histidine kinase, translated to MVTATPASIHAILAATAAEALIMSLALAYRVKLLREQAASAETERRRLAEENARSESARDELARKNALLAMILDDQRFGIGMVRGERFSFANRRLAQQLDRDDLNGLTLAEVPQARPLLDGIAQAAADHEAETEAVIEDSGRSRTLRTVSRRLDPARPERGTVFLVEDVSEAKRLEQLKNDINQVMRHDLKSPLATVASALEALELAGPLNVQQRGLIAMLERAVAAMTARINLSLHLYRLESGTLGLTPQPLSLATLLADAREELAPYLTAGREWRIAYEAPAETFIVLGERAMFTAMLVNLLKNALEAADEAGSVVVTVADPPSPRLVIDNPGEAPPHIRARLFEKHVTAGKARGTGLGAYSARLIARAFGGDVVADTTIPGRTVVTVTLRAPQDA
- a CDS encoding enoyl-CoA hydratase/isomerase family protein, translating into MEATTSLVTDNEFFSAERRDRVLVVRGKPHFTRHAGDLKKIDAFFDHLEIIARTDEVGVVAFIGSPEKSGGDDTLEFFETLIGSRREDYLLQRLLNLVNNYALTMAGLNKLTINADSGRISLFHLSMSLACDYRIVAEGTVFENTFVELGTLPKGGCGYFLSRLLGGGKAAEVLTWPRFSAEEALTLGIVDRIVPRDKLEQTALDMADHYQEEQVAAMLAVRRLLKSDVNELRRSLETEDMLLLNRVNSPAFRKVLEARAAARGR
- a CDS encoding bifunctional acetate--CoA ligase family protein/GNAT family N-acetyltransferase, with amino-acid sequence MSARSLDALFRPNSVAVVGASADPAHVGAVVMRNLLGGKFLGPVMPVAPDLAEIDGVTCYRSVETLPLTPDLAVICTGPESVPETLRELGRRGVGAAVALPPGYAKLEPAAKRDLQQRMIEAAAPSGIRILGPSGMGLLVPGIGLNCSLANRDARPGRMAFISQSASLFTAVLDWAHTKGVGFSHILSLGDRVDLKYADILDYMASDPNTRSILLYVESVTDARSFMSASRAAARNKPLLVVKPGRKLWTLFPPGPDEGRDEVYDEAFRRAGMLRVGEIDTLFDAAETLARARPLSGDHLSILTNGGSVGVMAADALLDGGGRLAPFDAEADAALSPLLGPNWSRKGVVDMGVDAAPSLYADALRALLRIPGGSAVLVVHVPFPGVSPEATAKAVAEVAAKTSRTVLACFMGYDPAGGDALKILNNAGVPAYATPDQAVSAFVQLARYRKNQELLMEMPASLPEAFAPDPEAARAVVERAFAEGRLTLTDPEAKEVLGYYGVRAVASQLTEDIDDAVAAADALGYPVAVKIVSPDIPKPFDVGGIVLDVTGPEAVREAAQAARRRALEHVPQARIEGYVIQEMGRRTAAHEVTIQARVDAVFGPYVVFGQGGLAARVTRDKAVALTPLNMSLAKDLVGRTRVSAALAGVGGQPPADLGALYLTLNQISQCVADLERVAAIDLNPVLAHQGGVTVIGAAIRLSPEENPNPHRLAIRPYPRELEEKAVLRNGREVLLRPIRPEDEPAHFEFFKHLSPEDLRYRFFGVVTTLSHAEMAKLTQIDYEREMAFIATAPGQGGKPETLGVVRASTRPDNATAEFAVIVRSDQKGAGLGRTLMEKIIRYCRGRGTKEITGQALMENGGMQGLAEKLGFSVVRNYDDEVVEMRLPLQETADGEGGLP
- a CDS encoding HD-GYP domain-containing protein — translated: MTGKPAPTAPPSPVDDAIPAQELKSYAPIKTAYLRPWGTGKFSLYVRKGQGLVLFATRGGAFTQDQLRRLRASNIENVYIHRGELRHYENYLRDNLGELLLDESIPVADRAEAWHASASQQVRGVLEEKLPHSISRARFDQVGKLVRQSIGFLQSPGAMQNLAPLISKGYQDYQHGLASMVLTSIMLMDHKGMTEDLLVKVGVGALLHDIGKTGLPTGLMDRRPDSWTPEEEALFKSHPAMGVGLLVGLPLPTETLHCILFHHEQEDGKGFPAGLPAAGIPFFVKALAVCNTYDALTRACVWRPAYPPFEALRKMEAKKETFDRAMFKRLIMILADADMLGKGNDAAKDGELPPEAAGSQE